One genomic window of Paraburkholderia acidiphila includes the following:
- the fabF gene encoding beta-ketoacyl-ACP synthase II, which produces MSRRRVVVTGLGLISPVGNNVADGWANLVAGKSGIANITKFDATNFSTRFAGEVKGFNVEDYMPAKEARHMDTFIHYGIAAGMQAIQDSGLEVTEANAERIGVNVGSGIGGLPMIEVTQTELLNRGPRRISPFFVPASIINMISGHLSIKYGLKGPNLAMVTACTTGLHCIGEASRLIEYGDCDVMIAGGAESTVSPLGIGGFAAARALSQRNDDPATASRPWDKDRDGFVLGEGAGVMVLEEYEHAKARGAKIYAEIGGYGMSGDAYHMTAPLEDGDGARRCMLAAMKNAGVNTSEVDWLSAHGTSTPLGDLAETTAIKRAFGDHAKEIVVNSTKSMTGHLLGGAGGLESVFTVLAVHNQVSPPTINIFNQDPACDLDYCANTARDMKIDVALKNSFGFGGTNGTLVFKRHA; this is translated from the coding sequence GTGAGCCGTCGTCGAGTTGTTGTTACAGGCCTGGGGCTGATTTCGCCTGTTGGCAATAATGTTGCCGACGGCTGGGCCAATCTGGTCGCCGGGAAGTCCGGCATCGCCAACATCACGAAGTTCGACGCGACGAACTTCTCGACCCGTTTTGCCGGCGAAGTGAAGGGCTTCAACGTCGAAGACTACATGCCGGCGAAAGAAGCGCGCCATATGGATACGTTCATCCATTACGGCATCGCCGCGGGCATGCAGGCGATCCAGGACAGCGGTCTCGAAGTCACCGAAGCAAACGCGGAGCGGATCGGCGTGAACGTCGGCTCGGGCATCGGCGGTCTGCCGATGATCGAAGTCACGCAAACCGAATTGCTCAACCGCGGCCCGCGCCGTATCTCGCCGTTCTTCGTGCCTGCCTCGATCATCAACATGATCTCGGGCCACCTGTCGATCAAGTACGGCCTTAAGGGCCCGAATCTGGCGATGGTCACGGCTTGCACGACCGGCCTGCACTGCATTGGCGAAGCCTCGCGTCTGATCGAATACGGCGACTGCGACGTGATGATCGCGGGCGGCGCGGAATCGACCGTTTCGCCGCTCGGCATCGGCGGCTTCGCGGCCGCGCGTGCGCTCTCGCAGCGCAACGACGATCCGGCGACGGCGAGCCGTCCGTGGGACAAGGACCGCGACGGCTTCGTGCTGGGCGAGGGCGCAGGCGTGATGGTGCTGGAAGAGTACGAACATGCGAAGGCGCGCGGCGCGAAGATCTACGCGGAAATCGGCGGCTACGGCATGAGCGGCGATGCGTATCACATGACCGCTCCGCTGGAAGATGGCGACGGTGCGCGCCGCTGCATGCTTGCCGCGATGAAGAACGCGGGCGTCAACACCAGTGAAGTCGACTGGTTGAGCGCGCACGGCACGTCCACGCCGCTCGGCGACCTCGCGGAAACCACGGCGATCAAGCGTGCCTTCGGCGATCATGCGAAGGAGATCGTCGTGAACTCGACCAAGTCGATGACGGGCCACCTGCTGGGTGGCGCGGGCGGCCTGGAGTCGGTGTTCACGGTGCTGGCCGTGCACAACCAGGTGTCGCCGCCGACGATCAACATCTTCAACCAGGATCCGGCATGTGACCTGGACTACTGCGCGAACACCGCGCGGGACATGAAGATCGACGTCGCGCTGAAGAACTCGTTCGGCTTCGGCGGCACGAACGGCACGCTCGTGTTCAAGCGTCACGCTTGA
- a CDS encoding MucB/RseB C-terminal domain-containing protein, which yields MQTLRLNKKTIWGRLPAFLCCAAVMFTALSVAPRAHAQGASAADAATRQSAAQLLDRIQQAAQQQSYEGTFVYQRGEFVQSSRITHYASKQDGEFEKLESLDGKPRTMLRHNDDLYTFVPERKLLVVEKRQNKDAFPALLSTSGDQVLGVYEPKMLGNDRVAGLDSQVIQLDPKDNFRFAYKLWADAKTGLLLRSQMLDPSNGQVLQQLAFTQVRIGGPVDKTPIVNGMRNIEGWNVVRPPLQPVDIEAQGWSFGQAAPGFQKIREVRRPMAARDASDPPIPVDQAVFSDGLSTLSVFIEPVKNNSRKEGSGSSGATHVLVKRNGDYFITLLGEVPQTTLQQFASAIEYKAPR from the coding sequence ATGCAGACATTGCGGTTGAATAAAAAGACGATCTGGGGGCGGTTGCCGGCATTCCTGTGCTGCGCAGCCGTGATGTTCACCGCTCTGTCTGTCGCCCCGCGTGCCCACGCGCAAGGCGCGTCCGCGGCCGATGCCGCCACGCGCCAGAGCGCGGCGCAGCTGCTCGACCGTATCCAGCAGGCCGCCCAGCAGCAAAGCTACGAAGGCACCTTCGTCTACCAGCGCGGCGAGTTCGTGCAGTCCTCGCGCATCACGCATTACGCCTCGAAGCAGGACGGCGAGTTCGAGAAACTCGAAAGCCTTGACGGCAAGCCGCGCACGATGCTGCGCCACAACGACGATCTCTATACTTTCGTGCCCGAGCGCAAGCTGCTCGTCGTCGAAAAGCGCCAGAACAAGGACGCTTTCCCGGCGCTGCTTTCCACGAGCGGCGACCAGGTGCTGGGCGTCTACGAACCGAAGATGCTCGGCAACGACCGCGTGGCGGGCCTCGACAGTCAGGTCATCCAGCTCGACCCGAAGGACAATTTCCGCTTCGCCTATAAGCTGTGGGCCGACGCGAAAACCGGCCTGCTGCTGCGTTCGCAGATGCTCGACCCTTCGAACGGCCAGGTGCTTCAGCAACTCGCGTTCACGCAGGTTCGCATCGGTGGCCCCGTCGACAAAACGCCGATCGTGAACGGCATGCGCAATATCGAGGGCTGGAACGTGGTGCGACCGCCGCTCCAGCCGGTCGATATCGAAGCGCAGGGCTGGTCGTTCGGCCAGGCCGCGCCGGGCTTCCAGAAGATTCGGGAAGTGCGCCGGCCGATGGCGGCGCGCGACGCGAGCGATCCGCCCATTCCGGTCGATCAGGCCGTATTCTCTGATGGCCTTTCCACGCTTTCCGTCTTTATCGAACCGGTCAAGAACAACAGTCGCAAGGAAGGCTCGGGCAGCAGTGGTGCGACCCACGTGCTCGTGAAGCGCAACGGCGATTACTTCATCACGTTGCTCGGCGAAGTGCCCCAGACCACGTTGCAGCAGTTCGCGTCTGCCATAGAATACAAGGCTCCCAGGTAA
- a CDS encoding sigma-E factor negative regulatory protein — protein MGSVSMQSVSSSRGERLSAFVDGEASAQEHLNGKYLELDGEGRAAWSEYHLIGDVLRSDDLALSQAASRAFMTGFAARFEAEPHLLAPAALPQAQAGRNERVGRILALRRRVVPSLAVAAAAATLTWIVMPQMRGVGMAGAPQIAAVQSQGDGVQRVAMNTTPAPVTAAQDGNIIRDARLDEYLQAHQQFAQQPVISDSMPYIRSAALTTQGQ, from the coding sequence ATGGGTTCGGTCTCGATGCAATCGGTATCAAGCTCGCGCGGCGAGCGTCTGTCCGCCTTCGTCGACGGTGAAGCGTCGGCGCAGGAGCATCTGAACGGAAAATATCTGGAACTCGACGGCGAAGGGCGCGCAGCCTGGTCGGAGTACCACCTGATCGGCGACGTGCTGCGCTCGGACGATCTGGCCCTCAGTCAGGCGGCGAGTCGCGCCTTCATGACGGGTTTCGCCGCACGTTTCGAAGCAGAGCCGCATCTACTCGCACCTGCTGCGTTGCCGCAGGCGCAGGCTGGCCGCAATGAACGCGTGGGCCGTATTCTGGCGTTGCGCCGCCGCGTGGTGCCGTCGCTGGCCGTGGCCGCCGCCGCTGCCACGCTCACGTGGATCGTCATGCCGCAAATGCGCGGCGTGGGCATGGCCGGCGCGCCGCAAATCGCCGCCGTCCAGTCGCAAGGCGACGGTGTGCAGCGCGTGGCGATGAACACCACGCCGGCGCCCGTCACCGCCGCTCAGGACGGTAATATCATCCGCGACGCGCGTCTCGACGAATACCTCCAGGCGCATCAGCAGTTCGCGCAGCAGCCGGTCATCTCGGATTCCATGCCGTACATCCGCTCAGCCGCTCTCACCACGCAAGGCCAATAA
- the fabG gene encoding 3-oxoacyl-ACP reductase FabG has product MEKTLDNQAAIVTGATRGIGRAIALELARQGATVIGTATSEAGAQAISAAFEEAGLKGRGAVLNVNDAAAAEALIDATVKEFGGLAILVNNAGITQDNLAMRMKDDEWDSVIDTNLKSVFRLSRAVLRPMMKAKGGRIINITSVVGSSGNPGQANYAAAKAGVAGMTRALAREIGSRGITVNCVAPGFIDTDMTKDLPAEQQAALKQQIPLGRLGSPDDIAHAVAFLASPQAAYITGTTLHVNGGMYMS; this is encoded by the coding sequence ATGGAAAAGACTCTCGACAATCAAGCCGCAATCGTGACCGGCGCCACGCGTGGCATTGGCCGCGCGATCGCGCTGGAACTGGCGCGCCAGGGCGCGACGGTGATCGGTACGGCCACTAGCGAAGCCGGCGCGCAAGCGATCTCGGCCGCCTTCGAAGAAGCGGGCCTGAAGGGCCGCGGCGCCGTGCTCAACGTGAATGACGCCGCTGCGGCAGAGGCGCTCATCGATGCAACGGTCAAGGAATTCGGCGGTCTTGCGATCCTCGTGAATAATGCGGGCATCACGCAGGACAACCTGGCGATGCGCATGAAGGACGACGAGTGGGATTCGGTCATCGACACGAACCTCAAGTCGGTGTTCCGCCTCTCGCGCGCCGTGCTGCGTCCGATGATGAAGGCCAAGGGCGGCCGCATCATCAACATCACGTCGGTCGTGGGCTCGTCGGGCAACCCCGGCCAGGCCAACTACGCGGCCGCCAAGGCCGGCGTGGCGGGCATGACGCGCGCGCTCGCACGCGAGATCGGCAGCCGCGGCATTACCGTGAACTGCGTCGCGCCGGGTTTCATCGACACCGACATGACGAAGGACCTGCCGGCCGAGCAGCAAGCCGCGCTCAAGCAGCAGATTCCGCTGGGCCGCCTCGGCAGCCCGGACGACATCGCGCACGCGGTCGCGTTCCTCGCTTCGCCACAAGCGGCCTATATCACGGGCACGACGTTGCACGTGAACGGCGGCATGTATATGTCTTAA
- the rpmF gene encoding 50S ribosomal protein L32, whose protein sequence is MAVQQNKKSPSKRGMHRSHDFLTGAPLAVEPSTGEVHLRHHISPNGYYRGKKVVKTKND, encoded by the coding sequence ATGGCAGTTCAACAAAACAAGAAGTCGCCGTCGAAGCGCGGTATGCACCGCTCGCACGATTTCCTCACGGGCGCGCCGCTGGCCGTCGAGCCGAGCACGGGTGAAGTGCATCTGCGTCACCACATCAGCCCGAACGGCTACTACCGCGGCAAGAAAGTCGTCAAGACCAAGAACGACTAA
- the acpP gene encoding acyl carrier protein: MDNIEQRVKKIVAEQLGVAEAEIKNEASFVNDLGADSLDTVELVMALEDEFGMEIPDEEAEKITTVQQAIDYARANVKA, encoded by the coding sequence ATGGACAACATCGAACAGCGCGTCAAGAAGATCGTCGCCGAGCAACTGGGCGTCGCCGAAGCTGAAATCAAGAACGAAGCTTCGTTCGTGAACGATCTGGGCGCAGACTCGCTCGACACCGTCGAACTGGTCATGGCGCTGGAAGACGAGTTCGGCATGGAAATCCCGGACGAGGAAGCCGAGAAGATCACGACGGTTCAGCAAGCGATCGACTACGCTCGCGCGAACGTCAAGGCCTAA
- a CDS encoding SAM-dependent methyltransferase, with amino-acid sequence MTLGTLYLIPNTLGEGDDAALNAVLPMPVRERAGALASYIGENAKTTRAFLKRVGTTRPIQEIDIRELNVNTPAGEVDKLLAPLLAGIDTGLVSEAGVPAVADPGALLVRRAHERGIKVVPLVGPSSILLALMASGLNGQSFAFHGYLPVDANERVKKLRELEQTSRKGKQTQIFIETPYRNRTLLDALLATCAPSTLVCVAADLTLPSETIVSRAVADWKKKPAPELHKRPAIFLLLAN; translated from the coding sequence ATGACCCTCGGCACCCTCTATCTGATCCCCAACACGCTAGGCGAAGGCGACGATGCCGCGCTCAACGCGGTCCTCCCCATGCCCGTGCGCGAGCGCGCCGGCGCGCTCGCAAGCTATATCGGCGAAAACGCGAAGACCACGCGCGCGTTCCTCAAGCGCGTGGGCACGACGCGTCCGATCCAGGAAATCGACATCCGCGAACTGAACGTCAACACGCCCGCGGGCGAGGTCGACAAGCTGCTCGCTCCGCTCCTCGCGGGCATCGACACAGGGCTCGTTTCCGAGGCGGGCGTGCCCGCAGTCGCCGATCCGGGCGCGCTGCTCGTGCGGCGCGCGCACGAACGCGGCATCAAGGTCGTGCCGCTCGTGGGGCCGAGTTCGATCCTGCTCGCGTTGATGGCGTCCGGCCTGAACGGCCAGAGCTTCGCGTTCCACGGTTATCTGCCCGTCGATGCGAACGAGCGCGTGAAAAAGCTGCGCGAACTGGAGCAGACCTCGCGCAAGGGCAAGCAGACGCAGATCTTTATCGAGACGCCCTATCGCAACCGCACGCTGCTCGACGCCCTGCTCGCGACCTGCGCGCCCTCCACACTCGTGTGCGTCGCGGCCGACCTCACGCTGCCGAGCGAGACGATCGTGAGCCGCGCCGTAGCCGACTGGAAAAAGAAGCCCGCGCCCGAATTGCACAAGCGGCCGGCGATTTTCCTGCTGCTCGCGAACTGA
- the plsX gene encoding phosphate acyltransferase PlsX — protein MTVTLTIDCMGGDHGPSVTVPAAVHFVRSHPDAHLMLVGVESAVRAQLKKLKAADHPALTVVPATEVVEMDDPVEVALRKKKDSSMRVALNRVKEGEAQACISAGNTGALMAVSRYVLKTLPGIERPAIAFALPNPRGYTTMLDLGANVDCEPQHLLQFAEMGHALVAALEGKDRPTIGLLNIGEEVIKGNETIKRAGELLRASTLNFRGNVEGNDIYKGTVDVIVCDGFVGNVALKTSEGLAQMLNDMIKEEFGRSWLTKLMAIAALPVLMRFKKRVDHRQYNGAALLGLKSLVIKSHGSADAYAFECAINRGYDAVKNGVLERLARAMEENAGSLEQAADEPGGAHNVQAAQAGQATSVPSQAAGEVPPGAASSSKA, from the coding sequence ATGACTGTTACGCTCACGATAGATTGCATGGGAGGCGACCACGGCCCGTCTGTGACGGTGCCTGCCGCAGTCCATTTCGTCCGCTCGCACCCTGACGCGCATCTTATGCTCGTGGGCGTCGAGTCGGCGGTTCGCGCCCAGTTGAAAAAGCTGAAGGCGGCGGACCATCCCGCGCTTACCGTCGTGCCCGCCACCGAGGTCGTCGAAATGGACGATCCGGTTGAAGTCGCCCTGCGCAAGAAAAAAGACTCGTCGATGCGCGTCGCGCTCAATCGCGTGAAAGAGGGCGAGGCGCAAGCTTGCATCTCGGCCGGCAACACCGGCGCGCTGATGGCCGTTTCGCGCTATGTGCTCAAAACGCTGCCGGGCATCGAACGCCCGGCTATTGCCTTTGCACTGCCCAATCCGCGCGGTTACACGACGATGCTCGACCTCGGTGCGAACGTCGACTGCGAGCCGCAGCATCTGCTGCAGTTCGCGGAGATGGGCCATGCGCTCGTCGCGGCGCTCGAGGGCAAGGATCGCCCAACCATCGGGCTCCTGAATATCGGTGAAGAAGTCATCAAGGGCAACGAGACCATCAAGCGTGCGGGCGAGCTCCTGCGCGCGAGCACGCTGAACTTCCGCGGCAACGTCGAAGGCAACGACATTTACAAGGGCACCGTCGACGTTATCGTCTGTGACGGTTTCGTTGGGAATGTCGCGCTCAAGACGTCGGAGGGCCTCGCGCAGATGCTCAACGACATGATCAAGGAAGAGTTCGGTCGCTCGTGGCTCACCAAGCTCATGGCGATTGCCGCTCTGCCCGTGCTGATGCGCTTCAAGAAGCGCGTGGACCATCGCCAGTACAACGGCGCGGCGCTGCTCGGCTTGAAGAGCCTCGTCATCAAGAGCCACGGCTCGGCCGACGCCTACGCGTTTGAGTGTGCGATCAATCGCGGGTATGATGCCGTCAAAAATGGCGTGCTGGAGCGCCTCGCGCGCGCCATGGAAGAAAACGCCGGTTCGCTCGAACAGGCGGCAGACGAGCCCGGCGGCGCCCACAACGTGCAAGCCGCGCAGGCGGGGCAGGCGACTAGCGTGCCCAGCCAGGCAGCGGGCGAGGTACCGCCCGGCGCCGCATCATCCTCGAAGGCATAA
- the rpoE gene encoding RNA polymerase sigma factor RpoE — protein MSEKEIDQVLVERVQQGDKAAFELLVSKYHRKIIRLISRLVRDPAEVEDVAQDAFIKAYRALPQFRGESAFYTWLYRIAVNTAKNYLATQGRRAPTSTEADAEEAETFSDADQLRDINTPESMLMSKQIAQTVNAAMAVLPEELRTAITLREIEGLSYEEIAEMMGCPIGTVRSRIFRAREAIAAKLRPLLDTPEGKRW, from the coding sequence GTGAGCGAAAAAGAAATTGATCAGGTTCTGGTCGAGCGCGTGCAACAAGGCGACAAGGCCGCGTTCGAGCTCCTGGTCTCGAAATACCACCGCAAGATCATCCGGCTGATCTCGCGCCTTGTGCGGGACCCCGCCGAGGTCGAGGACGTGGCCCAGGACGCCTTCATCAAGGCTTACCGCGCACTACCGCAATTTCGTGGCGAATCGGCTTTCTATACGTGGTTGTACCGGATTGCTGTCAATACGGCGAAGAACTACCTTGCGACCCAGGGAAGACGCGCGCCGACTTCTACTGAGGCAGATGCAGAAGAAGCGGAAACTTTCTCGGACGCCGATCAACTAAGGGATATCAATACGCCCGAGTCGATGTTGATGAGCAAGCAGATCGCACAGACGGTCAATGCTGCAATGGCGGTTTTACCGGAAGAGTTGCGCACCGCCATTACGCTTCGGGAAATAGAAGGCCTAAGCTATGAGGAAATTGCCGAAATGATGGGGTGCCCGATCGGCACCGTCAGATCGAGAATTTTCCGCGCTCGGGAAGCCATTGCGGCAAAATTGCGTCCGCTGCTGGACACTCCGGAAGGCAAGCGCTGGTAA
- a CDS encoding beta-ketoacyl-ACP synthase III gives MAQSTLYSRVIGTGSYLPPDRVTNQELAERLAAKGVETSDEWIVARTGIHARHFAAPDVTTSDLALAASQRAIAAADVDPQSIDLIIVATSTPDFVFPSTACLLQNKLGIRNHGAAFDVQAVCSGFAYAVSVADSLIRSGQNRTALVVGAETFSRILDFNDRTTCVLFGDGAGAIVLQASSEPGVLSSALHADGSYAHILCTPGNVNGGVIAGNAFLHMDGQAVFKLAVNVLEKVAIEALDKAQLTADQVDWLIPHQANIRIMQGTCRKLGLPAERMVVTVGEHGNTSAASIPLAFDVAVRDGRIKRGQNVLIEGVGGGFTWGASVIRF, from the coding sequence ATGGCTCAATCGACTCTCTATTCCCGCGTGATCGGCACGGGCAGTTATCTTCCGCCTGATCGCGTCACCAACCAGGAACTCGCCGAACGGCTCGCCGCGAAAGGCGTCGAGACGAGCGACGAGTGGATCGTGGCCCGCACGGGCATTCATGCGCGCCACTTCGCCGCGCCCGACGTCACGACGAGCGATCTCGCGCTTGCGGCGTCGCAGCGCGCGATCGCCGCGGCCGATGTCGATCCGCAGTCGATCGATCTCATCATCGTCGCCACTTCCACGCCCGATTTCGTGTTTCCGAGCACGGCCTGCCTGTTGCAGAACAAGCTCGGCATCCGCAATCACGGCGCGGCGTTCGACGTGCAGGCCGTGTGTTCGGGCTTCGCGTACGCCGTTTCGGTGGCCGACAGCCTGATCCGCAGCGGCCAGAACCGCACGGCGCTCGTGGTCGGCGCGGAAACCTTCTCGCGTATTCTCGACTTCAACGACCGCACCACCTGCGTGCTGTTCGGCGACGGCGCAGGCGCGATCGTGCTGCAGGCATCGAGCGAACCGGGCGTGCTTTCGAGCGCGCTGCACGCCGACGGCAGCTACGCGCACATCCTGTGCACGCCGGGCAACGTGAATGGCGGCGTGATCGCGGGCAACGCGTTCCTGCACATGGACGGCCAGGCGGTGTTCAAGCTCGCCGTGAACGTGCTCGAAAAGGTCGCGATCGAGGCGCTCGACAAGGCGCAACTCACCGCCGACCAGGTCGACTGGCTGATTCCGCACCAGGCCAACATCCGCATCATGCAAGGCACCTGCCGCAAGCTCGGCCTGCCCGCCGAGCGCATGGTGGTGACGGTGGGCGAGCATGGCAACACCTCGGCGGCCTCGATTCCGCTCGCCTTCGACGTCGCGGTGCGCGACGGCCGCATCAAGCGCGGCCAGAACGTGCTGATCGAAGGCGTGGGCGGCGGCTTCACGTGGGGCGCCTCCGTCATCCGCTTCTAG
- the fabD gene encoding ACP S-malonyltransferase translates to MRFAFVFPGQGSQAVGMLDAFADNTIVRETLQEASDALGQDLGKLIAEGPAEELNLTTNTQPVMLTAAYAVYRAWQQAGGPAPAIVAGHSLGEYTALVAAGVLSFRDAVPLVRFRAQAMQSAVPVGEGGMAAVLGLDDDTVRAVCTEAAAASGGVVEAVNFNAPAQVVIAGHKGAVEKACEIAKAKGAKRALPLPVSAPFHSSLLKPASDQLREYLTNVTLNAPQIPVVNNVDVAFETDPAKIRDALVRQAAGAVRWVECVQAIAAQGATHVVECGPGKVLAGLTKRIDGNLVGASVLDPKSLDEALALLKA, encoded by the coding sequence ATGAGATTCGCGTTCGTTTTTCCCGGACAAGGCTCGCAGGCCGTCGGCATGCTCGACGCCTTCGCCGATAACACCATCGTGCGCGAGACGCTGCAAGAAGCGTCCGACGCGCTCGGCCAGGACCTCGGCAAGCTGATCGCCGAAGGCCCCGCCGAAGAGCTCAACCTCACCACCAACACGCAGCCGGTCATGCTCACCGCCGCCTACGCCGTTTATCGCGCGTGGCAGCAGGCGGGCGGCCCGGCGCCGGCTATCGTCGCGGGCCACAGCCTCGGCGAATACACCGCGCTCGTCGCCGCCGGCGTGCTCTCGTTCCGCGACGCCGTGCCGCTCGTGCGCTTCCGCGCCCAAGCCATGCAAAGCGCGGTGCCGGTGGGCGAGGGCGGCATGGCCGCCGTGCTCGGCCTCGACGACGACACCGTGCGCGCAGTCTGCACGGAAGCCGCAGCCGCGAGCGGCGGCGTGGTGGAAGCCGTCAACTTCAACGCGCCGGCACAAGTCGTGATCGCGGGTCATAAGGGTGCGGTCGAGAAGGCCTGCGAAATCGCCAAAGCGAAGGGCGCCAAGCGCGCGCTGCCGCTGCCGGTTTCCGCGCCGTTCCACTCGTCGCTGCTCAAGCCCGCGTCGGATCAGTTGCGCGAGTACCTCACGAACGTCACGCTGAACGCGCCGCAAATTCCCGTGGTGAACAACGTCGACGTCGCGTTCGAAACCGATCCCGCGAAGATCCGCGACGCGCTCGTGCGCCAGGCCGCGGGCGCCGTGCGCTGGGTCGAGTGCGTGCAGGCCATCGCGGCGCAAGGCGCGACACACGTGGTCGAATGCGGTCCGGGCAAAGTGCTCGCGGGCCTCACCAAGCGTATCGACGGCAACCTGGTCGGCGCCTCGGTGCTCGATCCGAAGTCGCTCGACGAAGCGCTCGCGCTTCTGAAGGCCTAA
- a CDS encoding Maf-like protein has translation MQDSPSQAPRTGRPALILASSSRYRRELLERLRIPFETAVPAIDETPHPGETPEATALRLAAAKARAVAAALPAGASRALVIGSDQVATFDGRQIGKPGTHERALEQLQAMRGRDVLFHSALSVLDTATGQTDTVDVVTKVRFRDLPDAALDAYLRAETPYDCAGSAKAEGLGIALLEAIESDDPTALIGLPLIALTRMLLAAGYPLLETQA, from the coding sequence ATGCAGGATTCTCCCTCGCAGGCCCCGCGCACGGGCCGCCCCGCCCTCATCCTCGCCTCCAGCTCGCGCTACCGGCGCGAATTGCTCGAGCGTCTGCGCATTCCTTTCGAGACGGCCGTACCCGCCATCGACGAAACGCCGCACCCCGGCGAAACGCCCGAGGCGACGGCGCTGCGCCTCGCCGCCGCGAAGGCCCGTGCCGTGGCCGCCGCCCTGCCCGCGGGCGCTAGTCGCGCGCTCGTGATCGGCTCCGACCAGGTCGCCACGTTCGATGGCCGCCAGATCGGCAAGCCCGGCACGCACGAACGCGCGCTCGAGCAGCTGCAGGCCATGCGCGGCCGCGATGTGTTGTTCCATAGTGCCCTGAGCGTGCTCGACACCGCTACTGGCCAAACGGATACCGTCGATGTCGTCACGAAGGTGCGCTTTCGCGACCTCCCCGATGCGGCGCTCGACGCCTATCTGCGCGCCGAAACGCCCTACGACTGCGCGGGCAGCGCGAAAGCGGAAGGGCTCGGCATTGCGCTGCTCGAAGCGATCGAATCGGACGATCCCACCGCCCTGATCGGCCTGCCGCTCATTGCGCTCACGCGCATGCTGCTCGCCGCGGGCTATCCGCTGCTGGAGACGCAAGCATGA
- a CDS encoding DUF177 domain-containing protein translates to MTEHSGKPAGAELNPRDFDLFEFARSEREAAGVVRVSQLPRMLNEVPAEAPDRDTAFTWQAAGFTEQELQDNGTEGPQPYLRLAVHGGAWLACQRCLAPYEQAFNADATFRIVQTEEEADEFPLDDDEVEVIVGSRHFDLVDLIEEELLLALPLVPKHEVCPEIHESLASGPDGAQGVDSVDDVPEQEIEPEERVNPFAALESLKKDGPGSKH, encoded by the coding sequence ATGACCGAACATTCTGGTAAGCCTGCTGGCGCCGAACTGAACCCGCGTGATTTCGATCTCTTCGAATTCGCGCGCAGCGAGCGCGAAGCAGCAGGCGTCGTGCGCGTCTCGCAACTGCCGCGCATGTTAAACGAAGTCCCGGCCGAGGCGCCAGATCGCGATACCGCGTTCACCTGGCAGGCTGCGGGCTTTACCGAGCAGGAATTGCAGGACAACGGCACCGAAGGGCCGCAGCCATACCTGCGCCTTGCCGTTCACGGTGGCGCGTGGCTCGCGTGCCAGCGGTGCCTCGCTCCCTACGAGCAGGCATTCAATGCGGATGCGACCTTCCGTATCGTCCAGACGGAAGAAGAGGCGGACGAGTTTCCGCTCGACGACGATGAAGTCGAAGTGATCGTGGGCTCGCGCCATTTCGATCTCGTCGACTTGATCGAAGAGGAGCTGTTGCTCGCGCTGCCGCTGGTGCCGAAGCACGAAGTCTGTCCGGAAATTCACGAAAGTCTCGCCTCGGGTCCCGACGGCGCGCAAGGCGTGGATTCCGTGGACGACGTGCCGGAGCAGGAAATCGAGCCGGAAGAGCGCGTCAACCCGTTTGCGGCGCTCGAATCGCTCAAGAAGGACGGTCCCGGCAGCAAGCACTAA